The Tachysurus vachellii isolate PV-2020 chromosome 19, HZAU_Pvac_v1, whole genome shotgun sequence genome segment CAGCACACTGGCATGAGTGCATGAATGCATCAGCTTAGTCTTTGAGGTGTTGgtttaccaattggaaggttgtgagtttgtatCCCAAGTCCAGAAAGCTACTACTTTAACCCttaatttctcatttttgtaaagtgtaagtcactttggaaaaGGGCGAAAGTCTGTATGTACTCATATTAGGGACCTACAGCTCATATTAAGGCATTTATAGTGTGCTGATACAAGtcaaacaggataaaaaaaataatggtatGACAATGCTTCACTTCACTGATATAGTTTCTGCTGTATCTCATATCACAAAAGCTAGATCACTTTAGACAATGCAAAATTTACAGTGTACATAATTCATATGTATAATACAGCAAGACACATGAGCTTCTTATACTGATTTTTCCAGAATAtcattcaatatatttcaaTGTCCATTCGTAAAAGGTTAATCTGTTAAAGGTTACTGATATATGATGGTCATTAATAAGTGCTGttgattttcttcttttgtgacTCAACACACAGTCTGTAGCATCTGTGGGAGAATTAAATATTTGCCCCAGATGGAGGTTTTGAACAGTTTGCAGTTGCACACAAATCAGAAAAAGAACTTGACATGTTGTCAGAGCCTCCTCTATGAAATACAACATATGGATTTAAGaccactcactcatctcattttctaccgcttatccgaactacctcgggtcacggggagcctgtgcctatctcaggcgtcatcgggcatcaaggcaggagacaccctggacggtgtgccaacccatcgcagggcacacacacactcattcactcactcaatcatatGATACGGaccattttccagagatgccaatcaacctaccatgcatgtctttggaccgggggaggaaaccagagtacccggaggaaacccccgaggcacggggagaacatgcaaactccacacacacaaggtggaggcgggaatcgaaccccgaccctggcggtgtgaggcaaacgtgctaatcactaagccaccgtgccccccggattTAAGACCAGTTTATGGTAATTCAGTTAGTTTTCTGACAGCTTTATTCTTATTGGCTGTCAGAGCAAATGACATATAGAAGTCATACTTTGCAAAATCTGATGTATTTTTGCAACTAGTATATGTATCATATCTATCAGTGAAATGAAAGGTTTCACTGCTGTGAGGGTTATTCTAAATTATGTGTTGCATCTAGATTAAGAATtgcttatttatctttttttatttttaactatgtAGCTGCTTAACCTTCTGTGGGGTGTTGACTGATAGGTGTATTGAGATGCAAGCTGAGTCTGCCAGGCTTCCCTTTAATAAATTTTGCATCTGTCCAAGGGTTCACAGTTCGTATGATGCAGGTACTGCAAGGGCATCCAACAGCACACAGTGAGTAAAAGGCTGTCACAGTAGTTCATAAGCAGGGCCCCCACAAAATTACTTTAAAGGCTCTCGGTGAAGACACAGATCTAAACACTTATGGTCTTGCTCAATACCACTTCTGAATTGTAGAAAATGGACCTACAGATGTTATTATTCTCCTTTCTGCTTCTACCATGGATGTTATGTGCAGCAGCACAAAATGATCCAATGGATCTTCAAGAGAATGGTTTTCTGAAAGGGGATTTAGAGGAGTGGCAGTAAGAAGATAGCATTTTCATggaggtaaagaaaaaaaggtaagAAGCCCAATAAAGTCTAACTGAATCCAGGACAggatttttttaacagtgcATGCTGACTATGTGCTAGCATGTTTGTAAGAATTTACTTGCAGATTTTACctttagaataaaatatattttaatgcagTACTTTATATCATTGAACCATTTTCCTCAATTTATACACaagaaaattctgaaataaaagtgCATCATACCAGATACTGTATGAAATATCTAAGAAATGTTATGCAGAAGACAGCAGTGCAACCCACGTCCATGCTGGGACAAACATTCTGTTGCACACGCACTTCAACAAACTGGAACTGAACTGGAAACTGGAAAGGACACATTTAAGAAGCATTAAAGAGCatagtacattatatataaaccaatctttatttttccttcttcttaacTTCTTTCTTTACTCTTAAATTTTTGGTTGGCCCTCGTTCAAGGAAAAGGTCATTGCAGCACCAGACTATGAAACAGTGGATAATGCAGGTGATGAAGGTTCAGCGGTAGAGAAAAAGAAGCAGGTGAttgttaaatgtatatataaaaacttaCATCAATGAAAATATTCAAGTTAGAATAGTATTTACAGTAAGATGATGTCAATGATTTCCTCCTAGATCTTCCCACTTTCTTGCTGAGTGTACAAGTATGCTTCTCTGGATCTGTGTATTGTGAAGAGGTCAGCCCAGAATTGAAAATCAGTGCCGGCTCTGCCAAAGGAAACCACATACCTTTATGTATGCATCAATAAAATCTCCAAAATCACCAACAAGGATTTTGCTGCTTGTAAGGAAAATTATAGAGAGAGTGGCTAAAGTGAATGCAATGTGTATTATCTGGCCCTTAATTAGTGTACTCAGaataatgaatgatattttCTGAAAGGCAACATCTGAAGTCAGCACACAGCTCTTGCAAAGGAAAGAGTTTTGACCTATTAAAGCATGCTTCCCAAAGCATAAAGTCAGATATTTCATTCACTTCTTATGTGCTGCAATTAGTcactgcaccactctgacagaACTTTGGAAAAAAGCATATTTTAAGATATGATActtctctacttcctacgaaggctgagaaaggcacctatccctccccccatcctggccatgttctacagagggaacattgagagcattctgagcagctgcatcactgtctggtttgggaactgtacgatctcggatcgcaaaccctgcagcggatagtgaggacagctgagaagatccttggggtctctcttccctctatcatggacacttacaccacacgctgcatccgcaaagccaacagcattgtggatgaccccacacacccctcacacacactcttcaccctactgcCGTCTGGATAAAGGTACCGAAGctttcgggccctcacgaccagactgtgtaacggtttcttcccacaagccatcagacttctcaataactgaactgaactgtactgagcacaacatatgcacgcacatcatctgtatggactgcacagacaaacacaaaacacacacactgacacattaaactgtttacatgctgcttacatccatcaaactgtttccatgctgttttgcacacttttttgttcttttgcacaaactgtccaacatttcagccgttttgcacatactgtacaatatttcagtcatttggtgtttttgcacaattctatatattatctcaaggacctgctgctaagaaactctgttcattcaaatgttaccgcacgaaatattgtttgaacattcggtattcacatacagtatttacactggtcggcgctgtttctgtttactgtttattgtcttttgtgtattgtatttattgtcttttgtgtattgtattttttgtcctttttgtcttgtaactttttgtctgcactgtcttttgtcctgcactgtcttttgtcctgcactgtcttgtctgtcttgtttgtcttgtcctgcactgtttgcaccaggttgcacaattgcactttatgtggctaagactaacaCGAACTTTAGACGAAGTTTTAAGATGAACTTTTTCCCTGCTTCCATGTGAGCTAACACTGTGGGTGGACCCCAATAAAGTGTCGTATCGCATTGGTGAAAATGAATCCAGTTGTGTTCTTTATGCGTCCTGATCACCTGCCATATCTTACAACACTGCAAACATTCAAGAAGTCAGCTGTAAAGCAAAACTATGCCCTGAACAATCAGTATGATGAAGAATTTTCCACGTTATTTTCCTCTGGAtgctaccattttttttttcatgtataaaaCTACTCATGAATTaaagtgttggtgttttttgtaaCAAGTGTAGTAGTCAAATATCTTATTCAGGGGATGTGACACAAATCTGTATAGTTGCtcaatcattttaacattgttaaTAGTGATTTGGGGTTAAGCATGACTAGTTGGTATGTTACAACTTGGGCTACATTCCACTCCTTAATATACTTTTGTCAACTTCACTCTTACCAGTTCCCACTCTGTCACCTTtttaaaggtcatttttttCAAAGTGAAGATCCATTTGATCATTCGCTTGAGAGTTCTCAATCTCTCAAGCGACACTGTAAATGTTTCAATTCTATTAGATTGGAATcagtttaaaattatattatgatgaccttttcatttgtaattaggtcaataaataataaaaacttataTAAACTTGGCACTTTTGCAGGAGTAATGCAGGTTGAATTATGAAATGCAATACACCTGCTGTATCATATTTGATACACATatattcaacattattttacaataacattctgtacaaatatcaatttattattagttgCTTCAATATATAACCTAACAATAAATATGTGCTATTTTTACCGTAACCTTTTCAAAATGAGCAAAGATGTCCCTTCAAAAAACATAAAGTCAGTCCATGAAGACAGCCGTATTGGAAAAGACATCCTAAAGCCTGTTTTTGACTGCAGGGCTTAGAGacgtccactagggggcagaagACAAGTCTCAGATTGTATACAACAGGTTTTTGAGGAATGTAATGATAATGCAGGTGTTCCAGAGGTCTCAGAATCTCATGtatcaaatataatacatttaccaTTTTAGGGTTCAGACCAAATGTGGAGCAAATTTGGCtagattttaaatacataaagctTTTTAATCAACTGATAAGAGTAATGTGCTTTTTGTCCCCCAACAAAATCCTTTCTAGGTTCCTCACATAGGTATATTATATAGGtatattagtgttttttattcagGTTACTCAGACTCTCTTGGTCCGACAAGCAAAAACACAATATGTACATTTACTGTAGGCCATTTTTGTTATTAACTCATTTTGAGAAACCACTTTATTCTGGTAAGGGTTGTGGTGCATCTTTAGATCCTATGCTGGGAATGCTGGAAGCAAATAGGACCCAACAAAATTCTTCCTAGTTTGCTGAGGTTTATAGGTTAAATGTGCAAAAAGTGTACAAAACGCACATTAGAGGTTTGTTAGACATAACCTTTCTGTTATATGGTCAATTGCTAATAAGGAAAGACAGCAAAAGTTAAGGAcaggaaaagaatgaaagagacgtCTAATTGGACACAAGAATTTATTATCTAGACTCAATTGAAATTTGATAATGAATGCATCAGCACACTGGCATGAGTGCATGAATGCATCAGCTTAGTGTTTGAGGTGTTGgtttaccaattggaaggttgtgagtttgtatCCCAAGTCCAGAAAGCTACTACTTTAACCCttaatttctcatttttgtaaagtgtaagtcactttggaaaaGGGCGTCATCTAAAAGTCTGTATGTACTCATATTAGGGACCTACAGCTCATATTAAGGCATTTATAGTGTGCTGATACAAGtcaaacaggataaaaaaatagTAGTAGTTTCTGCTGTATCTCATATCACAAAAGCTAGATCACTTTAGACAATGCAAAATTTACAGTGTACATAATTCATATGTATAATACAGCAAGACACATGAGCTTCTTATACTGATTTTTCCAGAATAtcattcaatatatttcaaTGTCCATTCGTAAAAGGTTAATCTGTTAAAGGTTACGGATATATGATGGTCATTAATAAGTGCTgttgcttttcttcttttgtgacTCAACACACAGTCTGTAGCATCTGTGGGAGAATTAAATATTTGCCCCAGATGGAGGTTTTGAACAGTTTGCAGTTGCACACAAATCAGAAAAAGAACTTGACATGTTGTCAGAGCCTCCTCTATGAAATACAACATATGGATTTAAGaccactcactcatctcattttctaccgcttatccgaactacctcgggtcacggggagcctgtgcctatctcaggcgtcatcgggcatcaaggcaggatacaccctggacggtgtgccaaccaaccgcagggcacacgcacacacacacacacacactcattcactcacgcaatcacacactacggacaattttccagagatgccaatctaccatgcgtgtctttggaccgggggaggaaaccagagtacctggaggaaacccccgaggcacggggagaacatgcaaactccacacacacaaggtggaggtgggaatcgaaccccgaccctggcggtgtgaggcaaacgtgctaaccactaagcccccggATTTAAGACCAGTTTATGGTAATTCAgttactgaactgtactgagcacaacatatgcacgcacatcatctgtatggactgcacagacccacacaaaacacacacactgacacatcaaactgtttacatgctgcttacatccatcaaactgtttccatgctgttttgcacacttttttgttcttttgcacaaactgtccaacatttcagccgttttgcacatactgtacaatatttcagtcatttggtgtttttgcacaattctatatattatctcaaggacctgctgctaagaaactgtgttcattctaatgttaccgcacgaaatattgtttgaacattcggtattcacacacagtatttacactggtcggcgctgtttctgtttactgtttattgtcttttgtgtattgtatttattgtcttttgtgtattgtattttttgccgtttttgtattgtcttgtaactttttgtctgcactgtctttcgtcctgcactgtctcttgtcctgtcgtgtctgtcttgtttgtcttgtcctgcactgtttgcaccaggttgcacagttgcactttatgtggctaagactacttactaagtccttatagccctgtctttgttttatgtagcaccatgatcctggataaacgttgtctcatttcgctatgtactgcaacagctatactgtatatggttgaaatgacaataaaagcttcttgacttgacttgacttgacttgacttataggcacatttaaaaaattgttctgACCAGCAATCTAATTTCGGAAATAGAGGACAGAGAGTTCTTTAAACTGGACCAACTGGAGGAACTATCACTGGCTGGGAACCAAGTAACTAAATTAAAATCGCAATAGACCCAAAATGGCATCAGATCAACAATTTTAAAGGTATTGAATGCATCATAACGTGTGCCAGTATTTCACATGACAAGATCATCTATTTgatgttgttttaatttgtaacaTAAGTATTTTTAATTCCAGAAACTCAAAAAGATGCCATACCTTTACCTAATTTGTGACAACGAATTGGAGGGCATTCCACCACCTCCAGAGAGCCTGCATGTTGCAGGAACCTGATGGAACCTTTGCGACAACCAGAGAGTTTAAGTTAGAAAGAGCAGGAAATTTGTCCGCACTTGCTTCAACGTCAGAGCTGATAATTACACTGTACTCACtgagtatttttaaatataaatcgcTTCAAATCcttctttgttttgtatattatatatttaatcaggTAACTCTTTCATCCTGAACAGTAACAGACGTTTTTCCCGACTGTGGCTCTAAATACATCGCCATTCTAATCCATCGGTCTTTTTACAGGTGTTGCTGTTCGGCAAACATGAGAACAGAAGTCTCTACAGCTGCTAATTTTGTTAGCAGTCTGGTCAGGATGACTGGCCTTCTTACTGAAGATCAACTTCATCACTTAAACTTTTCCCTGCAGAAGACGCTACTTGGTACGAGGAGTTTCAATATTCAttacagcctgttttttttttccttctagtcATTCACATTTCTACAGATAGTTTTATCAGACACGTATTGACTAGATAAATACattgagttatttttttatactataaaattagttattatatagttattagTTACTGGGCTTTCTAAAGTTCTACATTGTGTCTGCCCTGAAAGGGAAACAAATTTAAACGAAAACAGAACAAAGCGAGAATTTTGAATCTGCTGTAGGCCTTGCATATACAAGTACATCTTGGTAtaactaaaaaaactaaaaaaactaaactaaaaaaataactaaaaaaaaaaactataagtttttaaaaaatgtattaatactaCAGCCATAATTCACTTAGTCTAGTGCCTGATTCTAGACCTGGGTGGTTGTAGAGTGAGTAGTGCTTGTAGGCTGCTTGTGGGTGGTGAAGGCGGCGtgacagaaaatagaaaatagtatTGAGGATCCTTTCTTATCTtgctttaccttttttttctttcagagtaCTACGAGCAACACTGGTTTCCCCAAGATCCTTGCAGAGGGTCAGGCTACAGATGCTTGCGCATCAACCACAAAATGGACCCTTTGATAGGCAAAGCTGCCTGGGCCGTTGGCATTACACAGGAGGAAATCTTTTCCCTGCTTCCATGTGAGCTAACACTGTGGGTGGACCCGAATGAAGTGTCGTATCGCATTGGTGAAAATGGATCCAGTTGTGTTCTTTATGCGTCCTGATCACCTGCCATATCTTACAACACTGCAAACATTCAAGAAGTCAGCTGTAAAGCAAAACTATGCCTTGAACAATCAGTATGATGAAGAATTTTCCACGTTATTTTCCTCTGGAtgctaccattttttttttcatgtataaaaCTACTCATGAATTaaagtgttggtgttttttgtaaCAATTGTAGTAGTCAAATATCTTATTCAGGGGATGTGACACAAATCTGTACAGTTGCtcaatcattttaacattgttaaTAGTGATTTGGGGTTAAGCTTGACTAGTTGGTATGTTACAACTTGGGCTACATTCCACTCCTTAATATACTTTTGTCAACTTCACTCTTACCAGTTCCCACTCTGTCACCTTtttaaaggtcatttttttCAAAGTGAAGATCCATTTGATCATTTGCTTGAGAGTTCTCAATCTCTCAAGCGACACTGTAAATGTTTCAATTCTATTAAATTGGAATcagtttaaaattatattatgatgaccttttcatttgtaattaggtcaataaataataaaaacttataTAAACTTGGCACTTTTGCAGGAGTAATGCAGGTTGAATTATGAAATGCAATACACCTGCTGTATCATATTTGATACTCATatattcaacattattttacaataacattctgtacaaatatcaatttattattagttgCTTCAATATATATAAcctaacaataaatatatgctATTTTTACCGTAACCTTTTCAAAATGAGCAAAGATGTCCCTTCAAAAAACATAAAGTCAGTCCATGAAGACAGCCGTATTGGAAAAGACATCCTAAAGCCTGTTTTTGACTGCAGGGCTTAGAGacgtccactagggggcagaagAGAAGTCTCAGATTGTTTACAACAGGTTTTTGAGGAATGTAATGATAATGCAGGTGTTCCAGAGGTCTCAGAATCTCATGtatcaaatataatacatttaccaTTTTAGGGTTCAGACCAAATGTGGAGCAAATTTGACtagattttaaatacataaagctTTTTAATCAACTGATAAGAGTAATGTGCTTTTTGTCCCCCAACAAAATCCTTTCTATTATTAACTCATTTTGAGAAACCACTTTATTCTGGTAAGGGTTGTGGTGCATCTCTAGATCCTATGCTGGGAATGCTGGAAGCAAACAGGACCCAACAAAATTCTTCCTAGTTTGCTGAGGTTTATAGGTTAAATGAGcaaaaattgtacaaaatgcACATTAGAGGTTTGTTAGACATAACCTTTCTTTTATATGGTCAAGTGCTAATAAGGAAAGACAGCAAACGTTAAGGAcaggaaaagaatgaaagagacgtCTAATTTGACAAGAATTTATTATCTAGACTCAATTGAAATTTGATAATGAATGCATCAGCACACTGGCATGAGTGCATGAATGCATCAGCTTAGTCTTTGAGGTGTTGgtttaccaattggaaggttgtgagtttgtatCCCAAGTCCAGAAAGCTACTACTTTAACCCttaatttctcatttttgtaaagtgtaagtcactttggaaaaGGGCGAAAGTCTGTATGTACTCATATTAGGGACCTACAGCTCATATTAAGGCATTTATAGTGTGCTGATACAAGtcaaacaggataaaaaaaataatggtatGACAATGCTTCACTTCACTGATATAGTTTCTGCTGTATCTCATATCACAAAAGCTAGATCACTTTAGACAATGCAAAATTTACAGTGTACATAATTCATATGTATAATACAGCAAGACACATGAGCTTCTTATACTGATTTTTCCAGAATAtcattcaatatatttcaaTGTCCATTCGTAAAAGGTTAATCTGTTAAAGGTTACTGATATATGATGGTCATTAATAAGTGCTGttgattttcttcttttgtgacTCAACACACAGTCTGTAGCATCTGTGGGAGAATTAAATATTTGCCCCAGATGGAGGTTTTGAACAGTTTGCAGTTGCACACAAATCAGAAAAAGAACTTGACATGTTGTCAGAGCCTCCTCTATGAAATACAACATATGGATTTAAGaccactcactcatctcattttctaccgcttatccgaactacctcgggtcacggggagcctgtgcctatctcaggcgtcatcgggcatcaaggcaggagacaccctggacggtgtgccaacccatcgcagggcacacacacactcattcactcactcaatcatatGATACGGaccattttccagagatgccaatcaacctaccatgcatgtctttggaccgggggaggaaaccagagtacccggaggaaacccccgaggcacggggagaacatgcaaactccacacacacaaggtggaggcgggaatcgaaccccgaccctggcggtgtgaggcaaacgtgctaatcactaagccaccgtgccccccggattTAAGACCAGTTTATGGTAATTCAGTTAGTTTTCTGACAGCTTTATTCTTATTGGCTGTCAGAGCAAATGACATATAGAAGTCATACTTTGCAAAATCTGATGTATTTTTGCAACTAGTATATGTATCATATCTATCAGTGAAATGAAAGGTTTCACTGCTGTGAGGGTTATTCTAAATTATGTGTTGCATCTAGATTAAGAATtgcttatttatctttttttatttttaactatgtAGCTGCTTAACCTTCTGTGGGGTGTTGACTGATAGGTGTATTGAGATGCAAGCTGAGTCTGCCAGGCTTCCCTTTAATAAATTTTGCATCTGTCCAAGGGTTCACAGTTCGTATGATGCAGGTACTGCAAGGGCATCCAACAGCACACAGTGAGTAAAAGGCTGTCACAGTAGTTCATAAGCAGGGCCCCCACAAAATTACTTTAAAGGCTCTCGGTGAAGACACAGATCTAAACACTTATGGTCTTGCTCAATACCACTTCTGAATTGTAGAAAATGGACCTACAGATGTTATTATTCTCCTTTCTGCTTCTACCATGGATGTTATGTGCAGCAGCACAAAATGATCCAATGGATCTTCAAGAGAATGGTTTTCTGAAAGGGGATTTAGAGGAGTGGCAGTAAGAAGATAGCATTTTCATggaggtaaagaaaaaaaggtaagAAGCCCAATAAAGTCTAACTGAATCCaggacaggattttttttaacagtgcatGCTGACTATGTGCTAGCATGTTTGTAAGAATTTACTTGCAGATTTTACctttagaataaaatatattttaatgcagTACTTTATATCATTGAACCATTTTCCTCAATTTATACACaagaaaattctgaaataaaagtgCATCATACCAGATACTGTATGAAATATCTAAGAAATGTTATGCAGAAGACAGCAGTGCAACCCACGTCCATGCTGGGACAAACATTCTGTTGCACACGCACTTCAACAAACTGGAACTGAACTGGAAACTGGAAAGGACACATTTAAGAAGCATTAAAGAGCatagtacattatatataaaccaatctttatttttccttcttcttaacTTCTTTCTTTACTCTTAAATTTTTGGTTGGCCCTCGTTCAAGGAAAAGGTCATTGCAGCACCAGACTATGAAACAGTGGATAATGCAGGTGATGAAGGTTCAGCGGTAGAGAAAAAGAAGCAGGTGAttgttaaatgtatatataaaaacttaCATCAATGAAAATATTCAAGTTAGAATAGTATTTACAGTAAGATGATGTCAATGATTTCCTCCTAGATCTTCCCACTTTCTTGCTGAGTGTACAAGTATGCTTCTCTGGATCTGTGTATTGTGAAGAGGTCAGCCCAGAATTGAAAATCAGTGCCGGCTCTGCCAAAGGAAACCACATACCTTTATGTATGCATCAATAAAATCTCCAAAATCACCAACAAGGATTTTGCTGCTTGTAAGGAAAATTATAGAGAGAGTGGCTAAAGTGAATGCAATGTGTATTATCTGGCCCTTAATTAGTGTACTCAGaataatgaatgatattttCTGAAAGGCAACATCTGAAGTCAGCACACAGCTCTTGCAAAGGAAAGAGTTTTGACGTATTAAAGCATGCTTCCCAAAGCATAAAGTCAGATATTTCATTCACTTCTTATGTGCTGCAATTAGTcactgcaccactctgacagaACTTTGGAAAAAAGCATATTTTAAGATATGATActtctctacttcctacgaaggctgagaaaggcacctatccctccccccatcctggccatgttctacagagggaacattgagagcattctgagcagctgcatcactgtctggtttgggaactgtacgatctcggatcgcaaaccctgcagcggatagtgaggacagctgagaagatccttggggtctctcttccctctatcatggacactt includes the following:
- the LOC132862397 gene encoding protein BTG1-like, whose product is MRTEVSTAANFVSSLVRMTGLLTEDQLHHLNFSLQKTLLEYYEQHWFPQDPCRGSGYRCLRINHKMDPLIGKAAWAVGITQEEIFSLLPCELTLWVDPNEVSYRIGENGSSCVLYAS